The following are encoded in a window of Candidatus Manganitrophaceae bacterium genomic DNA:
- a CDS encoding acyl-CoA thioesterase, with protein MKMKNRKEKKVDDSLAEMTQIVLPNDTNMLGHLLGGTLMHWIDLIGAVVANRHCRSLVVTAAMEGLDFHSPICLGHLAILKGRMHFSGTSSMEVGVEVYSEDTLSGKHAHTSSAILTYVAVDAKGQPVPVPGLSVTGDEESTRFREAMKRRERRLKRLKENKKF; from the coding sequence ATGAAAATGAAAAATCGGAAAGAAAAAAAGGTAGATGACTCGCTCGCAGAGATGACTCAGATCGTCCTGCCGAACGATACCAATATGTTGGGTCATCTCTTGGGTGGGACCTTGATGCACTGGATTGATCTGATCGGAGCGGTTGTGGCAAACCGGCATTGCCGAAGTCTGGTGGTGACCGCGGCCATGGAAGGACTTGATTTTCATTCGCCGATCTGCCTTGGGCATCTGGCCATCCTCAAGGGGAGGATGCACTTTTCGGGGACAAGTTCCATGGAGGTGGGGGTGGAGGTCTATTCAGAAGATACCCTCTCTGGAAAACATGCCCATACAAGCAGCGCAATATTGACTTATGTGGCGGTCGACGCAAAAGGCCAGCCAGTCCCCGTTCCGGGCTTGAGCGTGACCGGGGACGAGGAAAGCACGCGCTTCCGGGAGGCGATGAAGCGAAGAGAGAGGCGATTAAAAAGGCTGAAGGAAAATAAAAAATTTTAA
- a CDS encoding ComF family protein codes for MPLNAKSFLPSFMNLLNLIYPRVCLQCGIVIQEKGFGRPEVLETGDDSSLKRPHDFCPPCWESIPRLEGPSCPVCASPLASEAALSHSPGHRCGDCRENPPAFSFAVTPFAYEGALAKAIHSFKYQKQSRLAAPLTALFIDDLSPLQIDTVMAIPLHHTRLRKREFNQSLLLAKEVSRLLALPLHIDAMKRIRKTPPQVGLSKTARKKNIHRAFEIRQPEFIQDQRILLIDDVYTTGTTLREGAKTLIQGGAKNVVVAALARMMPNS; via the coding sequence ATGCCTCTCAACGCTAAGTCATTTCTCCCCTCTTTTATGAATCTTCTTAATCTCATTTATCCCCGTGTTTGTCTTCAGTGCGGTATCGTCATCCAGGAAAAAGGCTTTGGACGTCCTGAAGTATTGGAGACGGGCGATGATTCGAGTTTAAAACGCCCTCACGATTTTTGCCCGCCTTGCTGGGAATCGATACCTCGTCTGGAAGGCCCTTCCTGCCCGGTCTGTGCATCTCCCCTAGCCTCAGAGGCCGCCTTGTCACATAGTCCCGGTCATCGTTGCGGTGATTGCCGAGAAAACCCGCCCGCATTCTCATTCGCAGTCACCCCTTTTGCCTATGAGGGTGCGCTTGCAAAGGCAATACATTCCTTTAAATACCAAAAACAATCGAGACTCGCGGCACCCCTCACCGCTCTCTTTATCGACGATCTTTCCCCGCTTCAGATCGACACCGTCATGGCGATTCCCCTACATCACACACGGCTGCGTAAACGTGAATTCAACCAATCGCTCCTTCTGGCAAAAGAGGTCTCCCGGCTTCTCGCTCTCCCCTTACACATCGATGCCATGAAACGTATCCGCAAGACACCCCCTCAAGTCGGCCTTTCAAAGACGGCCCGAAAAAAGAATATTCACCGTGCTTTCGAGATTCGCCAACCGGAATTCATCCAGGACCAGCGCATCCTTTTAATAGACGACGTTTATACCACCGGCACAACATTAAGAGAGGGTGCAAAAACACTTATACAAGGCGGAGCAAAAAACGTGGTAGTGGCCGCCTTGGCCCGCATGATGCCTAACAGTTGA
- a CDS encoding diguanylate cyclase, with translation MSSSTSKENPDKLQNIYEGVDLNEALDLLRHADCSDPTLEKAQGKKLLQGVIDALCELSMHDGLTGLSNARYFRIALEREVQRAVRSGETCALFMLDLDHFKKVNDQQATLRGMLSYKPFPVF, from the coding sequence GTGTCCTCCTCTACAAGCAAAGAAAACCCCGACAAACTCCAAAATATTTATGAAGGCGTCGACTTAAATGAAGCGCTTGATCTACTTCGTCATGCCGACTGTTCAGATCCGACCTTAGAGAAAGCACAAGGCAAGAAGCTTCTTCAAGGGGTTATCGACGCACTCTGTGAACTCTCCATGCACGATGGTTTGACGGGGCTGAGCAATGCCCGATACTTCCGTATTGCCCTTGAACGGGAGGTCCAGAGGGCTGTACGCTCTGGAGAAACATGCGCACTGTTTATGCTTGATTTAGACCACTTCAAGAAGGTCAATGATCAGCAGGCCACCTTGCGGGGAATGTTGTCTTACAAGCCCTTTCCAGTATTTTAA
- a CDS encoding MinD/ParA family protein, whose product MDKADLFKTLSLPGIDVETDAIKKEVWAIGGGKGGTGKTFLSANLGVALARTGKKVLLVDADLGCANLHTCLGVNPEVTLSDYIQGKVDRIEDVLIQTEIPNLALISGAYHYLEISNPKYSQKMKFIRKIHDLDFEYIILDLGAGTSYTNLDFFLSANLGILNVIPEPTSIENTYSFIKSTFYRRFKKVARDPEVRDIVTTAIDEKNKRGIRTPHDLIDYIDTLDKKTGQRLKETIYSFSPKLIVNQVRSKDDITLGFSMRSSCLKYFGIKVDYVGSIEYDDHVWRATKKKRPLLLEYPASRAARSVERAVTNLLKKEELKFDLILRT is encoded by the coding sequence ATGGATAAGGCCGATCTCTTTAAAACGCTTTCATTGCCGGGAATCGACGTCGAGACGGATGCGATTAAAAAGGAGGTCTGGGCGATCGGAGGAGGGAAGGGGGGGACCGGAAAAACCTTCCTTTCGGCCAATCTGGGCGTCGCCCTGGCCAGAACGGGGAAGAAAGTTTTACTGGTTGATGCGGATCTCGGTTGCGCAAATCTCCATACCTGCCTGGGGGTAAACCCCGAGGTCACCCTCTCCGACTATATTCAAGGGAAAGTTGACCGGATTGAAGACGTTTTGATTCAGACTGAGATTCCGAACCTGGCACTCATCTCAGGGGCATACCACTATCTTGAAATCTCGAATCCAAAATACAGCCAGAAAATGAAATTCATTCGAAAAATTCACGATCTTGATTTTGAATACATTATTCTTGATTTGGGTGCGGGGACCTCTTATACAAACCTTGATTTTTTCCTCTCTGCAAACCTGGGAATTTTAAATGTTATTCCGGAACCGACCTCTATTGAAAATACTTACAGTTTCATCAAGAGTACCTTTTATCGCCGTTTCAAGAAGGTTGCACGGGACCCGGAGGTACGGGATATCGTGACCACAGCCATCGATGAAAAGAATAAGAGAGGGATTCGGACTCCCCATGATTTGATCGACTATATCGATACCCTGGATAAGAAAACAGGCCAGCGGCTGAAAGAAACAATCTATTCCTTTAGTCCAAAACTGATTGTGAACCAGGTTCGCTCAAAGGATGATATTACCCTGGGTTTTTCGATGAGAAGTTCTTGTTTGAAGTATTTCGGGATCAAAGTTGATTATGTCGGCAGTATCGAGTACGATGACCACGTCTGGCGCGCAACCAAGAAGAAGCGCCCGTTACTCCTCGAATATCCGGCTTCCCGTGCTGCACGTTCCGTAGAGAGGGCCGTTACGAATCTACTTAAGAAGGAAGAGCTTAAATTCGATTTAATCTTACGGACATAG
- the tldD gene encoding metalloprotease TldD, which yields MEKKYERPEKFFLERYDLSSASFESALGRVLGKKIDYADLYFEYETSESLSLEEGIVKKVSKNISQGVGVRAISEEKTGYAYSDDISTEQLLTAAKTARYIAKEENTTDNVPIQKAASPRQDLYPVGRPPIDVPIEEKIDLLHRIDRLARGIDPRIKKVMASFSSEYKIMLVVTSNGLVVGDILPLMRLNVTCIAEKGENRQVGSFGGGGRREFGFFLGQGEGIGDSEDPPFEHYAREAARQALLNLDAVDAPAGPMEVVLGPGWPGILLHEAIGHGLEADFNRKKTSAFSGRLGERVASELCTVIDDGTIPGRRGSLNCDDEGTPTSRTVLIEKGILKNYLQDRLNASLMKMPLTGNGRRESYAHSPMPRMTNTFMLSGDSAPDEIIRSVKRGLYAVSFGGGQVDITSGKFVFSASEAYMIEDGKIGAPVKGATLIGNGPDVLTRVSMVGNDMALDSGIGTCGKDGQSVPVGVGLPTIKISEITVGGTRS from the coding sequence ATGGAGAAAAAATACGAGAGGCCTGAGAAATTTTTTCTAGAAAGGTATGATCTTTCAAGCGCATCCTTCGAGTCGGCCTTGGGGCGGGTTCTGGGGAAAAAGATTGATTATGCCGATCTTTATTTTGAATACGAGACAAGTGAATCCTTGAGCCTGGAAGAAGGTATTGTAAAAAAAGTTTCTAAAAATATCTCTCAGGGTGTAGGGGTTCGGGCCATCTCCGAGGAGAAGACAGGTTATGCCTATTCTGATGATATCTCCACGGAGCAGTTACTCACCGCCGCGAAGACCGCTCGCTATATTGCAAAAGAAGAGAATACGACGGACAATGTCCCGATTCAGAAAGCGGCGTCTCCACGCCAGGATCTTTATCCGGTGGGAAGGCCTCCGATTGATGTGCCGATTGAAGAAAAGATTGATCTCCTGCACCGGATAGATCGTCTGGCGCGTGGTATAGATCCGCGCATCAAAAAAGTCATGGCTTCCTTCAGTAGCGAATATAAGATTATGCTGGTGGTGACGTCAAACGGACTCGTTGTTGGAGATATCCTGCCGCTTATGCGTCTCAACGTGACCTGTATCGCGGAAAAAGGGGAAAACCGGCAAGTGGGTTCCTTTGGTGGCGGAGGGAGACGTGAATTTGGGTTCTTTCTGGGCCAGGGCGAGGGGATCGGGGACTCGGAAGACCCACCCTTCGAACATTATGCCAGGGAGGCGGCCCGTCAGGCGCTATTGAATCTGGATGCGGTGGACGCACCCGCCGGCCCCATGGAAGTTGTTCTGGGTCCCGGATGGCCCGGAATTCTGCTGCACGAAGCGATTGGACATGGACTGGAGGCAGATTTTAATCGAAAGAAAACGTCGGCCTTCTCAGGGAGGCTGGGAGAACGGGTTGCTTCTGAACTTTGCACCGTCATCGACGACGGGACGATTCCTGGGCGGCGCGGGTCACTCAATTGCGATGATGAAGGGACCCCCACTTCAAGGACGGTCCTCATTGAAAAGGGGATCCTGAAAAATTATCTCCAGGACCGCTTGAATGCTTCTTTGATGAAGATGCCGCTGACCGGAAACGGTCGGCGCGAGAGTTATGCCCACAGCCCGATGCCGAGAATGACCAATACCTTCATGCTTTCGGGAGACTCTGCTCCAGATGAGATTATTCGTTCTGTAAAGCGTGGACTCTATGCGGTCTCGTTTGGCGGAGGCCAAGTGGACATCACCTCGGGGAAGTTTGTCTTTTCTGCCAGCGAGGCCTACATGATCGAAGATGGAAAGATCGGGGCCCCGGTCAAAGGGGCGACCCTCATCGGAAACGGTCCGGATGTGCTCACGCGCGTCTCGATGGTTGGAAATGACATGGCGCTTGATTCGGGTATTGGTACTTGTGGAAAAGATGGCCAGAGTGTGCCGGTTGGGGTCGGACTTCCGACCATAAAGATATCTGAAATAACGGTTGGCGGGACCCGCAGCTGA
- a CDS encoding M23 family metallopeptidase has translation MKKSKEKWKQIGLPLVISLSSIIFFIVLQWIPDSFPAFLLKPFSITPIEDPGSLQEKAPAPLKFESEDLSILSTLSAREATVVRGHTFKSGDSLFEVLSLLGVSDGEIYNISNASRSIYDLKKVIPGQSMKVFLKEVRGEVRQLLYEIDPLRSLKIERTENGFHVVEEKVVLEREVVSRWGMISDTLFESAGRSGVPSEVILELADIFAWDLDFSTDIQLKDRFWVVYEQFKKDGKVVRSGRVLAAEMINKGKAYRGYHFAPNNGKGDYYDEEGHSLRKAFLKSPLRYRYISSGFSVRRRHPILKVNRPHLGIDFVAPYGTPVRSSGGGVVSYVGWRGGHGKTVIIKHRNGYRTLYGHLSSYGKGIRAGKRVDQGDVIGRVGSTGLSTGPHLHYTLYKRGKAINPRKADVLRGAPLGKKYHPLLLEQVEKMNQYLYPSSFPALAIPGQST, from the coding sequence ATGAAGAAGAGTAAAGAAAAGTGGAAACAGATTGGTTTGCCTCTGGTGATCAGCCTTTCCTCGATCATTTTTTTTATCGTACTCCAGTGGATTCCGGATTCATTCCCGGCCTTCCTCTTAAAGCCCTTTTCAATCACCCCGATTGAGGATCCTGGATCTCTCCAAGAGAAAGCTCCCGCACCGCTCAAGTTTGAATCAGAAGACCTCTCAATTTTATCGACACTCTCTGCAAGAGAGGCCACAGTTGTTAGAGGCCATACCTTTAAATCGGGAGATTCTCTTTTTGAAGTTCTTTCATTGCTGGGCGTTTCAGATGGGGAAATATACAATATCTCGAATGCATCGAGATCGATTTATGATCTGAAGAAGGTGATCCCCGGGCAAAGCATGAAGGTCTTTTTGAAAGAAGTACGCGGTGAGGTTCGACAGTTATTGTATGAAATAGACCCCTTGCGTTCCCTGAAGATCGAGCGGACTGAAAACGGGTTTCATGTTGTTGAGGAAAAAGTCGTTCTGGAACGGGAGGTTGTCAGCCGGTGGGGAATGATTTCCGACACCCTCTTTGAGTCCGCAGGCCGATCCGGAGTTCCTTCAGAAGTCATCCTTGAACTTGCAGACATTTTTGCATGGGATCTTGATTTCAGTACGGATATCCAGTTGAAGGATCGTTTCTGGGTTGTGTATGAACAATTTAAAAAAGACGGCAAGGTGGTTCGTTCCGGTCGAGTCCTGGCCGCTGAGATGATCAATAAGGGAAAGGCCTATCGGGGGTATCACTTTGCTCCAAATAATGGGAAAGGTGATTATTATGATGAGGAAGGGCATTCCTTAAGAAAAGCCTTCCTGAAATCACCTCTTCGATATCGTTACATCAGTTCCGGGTTTTCTGTTCGTCGACGCCATCCTATTTTAAAAGTAAACCGTCCGCATCTTGGGATTGATTTCGTGGCGCCTTATGGAACGCCGGTGCGGTCTTCAGGAGGCGGTGTGGTTTCTTATGTGGGTTGGAGGGGAGGGCATGGGAAAACGGTCATCATTAAGCATCGAAACGGCTATCGGACTTTGTATGGGCATCTTTCATCCTATGGAAAGGGCATCAGGGCGGGCAAGCGCGTAGATCAGGGCGATGTGATAGGACGGGTCGGGTCCACTGGATTAAGTACCGGGCCGCACCTGCATTACACGCTTTATAAAAGAGGAAAAGCCATTAATCCCAGGAAAGCTGATGTGCTTCGCGGGGCCCCTCTGGGAAAAAAATATCATCCTTTACTTTTAGAGCAGGTCGAAAAAATGAATCAATATCTCTATCCTTCTTCCTTTCCGGCTTTGGCTATCCCTGGCCAATCGACTTAA
- a CDS encoding TldD/PmbA family protein, whose amino-acid sequence MTRKDAMTFSIDEAQSLLRKAEKQGATGGDIVVVIGDAFSTQVRLNTVENISNARGKRLGLRLMFGKRSAMTSTSDLSSSSLDKLLSDTCALARIAAEDPFRGLPQPDEYAVKFPALNMKDPDIGALSIDEKIDLAMRAEKAALEVDERLSNSDGGDFSHHQGSVLYVTSNGFTGTYQSCSASLSVVPIATQDGRMQRDYWYSSKRRSGHLESPESIGRKAAQRTLRRLGGRTVSTQKVPIVFDAEVAGGLIGHLASAASGYAIYKDASFLCNQLNQRIASEAVTIYDDPTLPDALGSRPFDGEGLPSRKKMILEKGIFKSYLLDTYSGKKLGLPSTGNAVRGAGSPPSAGSSNFHLVPGKYTQDEIIRSVDSGFFVTELIGFGINMVTGDYSRGATGIWIEKGELTYPVEEVTIAGNLKDMYREIEMVGNDLDIDRSTAAPTLKISQMMVAGH is encoded by the coding sequence ATGACAAGGAAAGACGCGATGACATTCAGTATTGATGAGGCCCAATCTTTACTCCGGAAGGCTGAGAAACAGGGGGCGACCGGCGGAGATATTGTCGTCGTAATCGGTGACGCCTTCTCAACGCAGGTTCGTCTCAATACAGTTGAAAATATCAGCAATGCCAGAGGGAAGCGGCTGGGTTTACGACTTATGTTCGGGAAGCGTTCGGCGATGACCTCTACCTCTGATCTTTCCTCCTCCTCCCTGGATAAACTACTGTCCGACACCTGCGCGCTCGCACGTATCGCTGCGGAAGACCCCTTCCGCGGACTTCCGCAGCCGGATGAATATGCCGTAAAATTCCCCGCACTTAATATGAAGGATCCTGATATCGGGGCGCTTTCCATTGACGAGAAGATCGATTTAGCCATGCGGGCAGAAAAGGCGGCCCTGGAAGTCGATGAGCGCCTAAGCAATTCGGACGGCGGCGATTTCAGCCACCACCAGGGGTCGGTCCTCTATGTCACGAGCAATGGATTCACTGGAACATACCAGAGCTGTAGTGCCTCACTTTCTGTTGTTCCGATCGCCACGCAGGATGGCAGGATGCAACGAGATTACTGGTATAGTTCGAAAAGAAGGAGCGGGCATCTCGAATCCCCTGAATCCATCGGACGAAAGGCCGCACAACGGACCCTTCGCCGCCTGGGTGGAAGGACAGTCTCTACGCAGAAGGTCCCCATTGTTTTTGACGCGGAAGTTGCAGGAGGTCTGATCGGGCATCTTGCATCTGCGGCCTCCGGATATGCAATTTATAAGGACGCCTCTTTCTTGTGTAATCAACTCAATCAGCGCATCGCATCAGAAGCGGTGACTATTTATGATGATCCGACACTCCCAGATGCACTCGGGTCACGTCCCTTTGACGGAGAGGGTCTTCCTTCCCGTAAAAAGATGATCCTGGAGAAGGGTATTTTTAAAAGTTATCTCCTCGACACCTATTCGGGGAAAAAACTGGGGCTTCCCTCAACGGGGAATGCGGTTCGAGGTGCAGGTTCTCCACCGTCCGCAGGATCGAGCAACTTCCATCTGGTTCCTGGAAAATATACCCAGGATGAAATCATTCGTTCTGTTGATTCCGGTTTTTTTGTCACAGAGCTCATCGGTTTTGGCATAAACATGGTGACGGGAGATTATTCCAGAGGGGCGACCGGAATCTGGATTGAGAAGGGAGAACTTACTTATCCCGTCGAAGAGGTGACGATTGCCGGAAACCTGAAAGACATGTACCGTGAGATAGAAATGGTCGGAAACGATCTGGATATCGACCGATCGACCGCTGCGCCCACATTGAAGATTTCACAGATGATGGTGGCCGGGCACTAG
- a CDS encoding copper chaperone, whose translation MAESTVHITGMTCGHCVETVTKALKDLSGVNTASVSLEEKNARVSYDEEKISLPVLTKAVTDAGFEISGT comes from the coding sequence ATGGCAGAATCAACAGTCCATATCACGGGAATGACTTGTGGTCATTGCGTGGAAACGGTAACGAAGGCATTGAAAGATTTATCAGGCGTAAATACGGCGTCCGTCAGCCTGGAAGAGAAAAATGCACGGGTCTCATACGATGAGGAAAAGATCAGCCTTCCGGTACTAACAAAGGCCGTCACCGATGCCGGATTTGAGATAAGCGGCACTTAG